Proteins encoded by one window of Pseudonocardia sp. HH130629-09:
- a CDS encoding thioesterase family protein codes for MTATITTPTVPEPGMFPVLIEHEARYADLDPSRRIGRDALVRWFEDARVAVERDTFGADLVARLQSRVRLLLAAIRVDVLAPLRVAGSYRIGVGVSHIGTTSFSYRYAVFAGDECVATGESTSVHTDGTAPAPLTDEVRGALTTLRIDAPAPSRPDRGEARAVRENYPFRWDVRTRFTDLDTNRHVNNVALAAWYLDGLAELHSDVLGYPAGGPLDGLSPSSLSVQYLEEVHYPGIYQLRVAVTDIGEDTVRYVCGLFDERRLIGLAEAEGFHHAPGEDGDPVELAEKLAPFRLRG; via the coding sequence GTGACAGCAACCATCACCACGCCGACCGTGCCCGAGCCCGGGATGTTCCCGGTGCTGATCGAGCACGAGGCCCGGTACGCCGACCTCGACCCGAGCCGCCGGATCGGCCGCGACGCCCTGGTGCGCTGGTTCGAGGACGCCCGCGTCGCCGTCGAGCGCGACACTTTCGGCGCCGACCTCGTCGCTCGCCTGCAGTCCCGCGTACGACTGCTGCTCGCCGCCATCCGGGTCGACGTGCTGGCCCCGCTGCGGGTCGCCGGCTCCTACCGGATCGGCGTCGGCGTCAGCCACATCGGGACCACGTCGTTCTCCTACCGCTACGCGGTCTTCGCCGGCGACGAGTGCGTCGCCACCGGCGAGTCCACCTCGGTGCACACCGACGGCACCGCCCCGGCCCCGCTGACCGACGAGGTCCGCGGCGCCCTGACGACGCTGCGCATCGACGCCCCGGCCCCGAGCCGCCCCGACCGCGGCGAGGCCCGCGCGGTCCGTGAGAACTACCCGTTCCGGTGGGACGTGCGGACCCGCTTCACCGACCTGGACACCAACCGCCACGTCAACAACGTCGCGCTGGCGGCCTGGTACCTCGACGGCCTCGCCGAGCTGCACTCCGACGTGCTCGGCTACCCGGCGGGCGGCCCGCTCGACGGGCTGTCCCCGTCGTCGCTGTCGGTGCAGTACCTCGAGGAGGTCCACTACCCGGGCATCTACCAGCTCCGAGTCGCGGTCACCGACATCGGCGAGGACACCGTCCGCTACGTCTGCGGCCTGTTCGACGAGCGCAGGCTGATCGGTCTCGCCGAGGCCGAGGGCTTCCACCACGCCCCGGGCGAGGACGGCGACCCGGTCGAGCTGGCCGAGAAGCTCGCCCCGTTCCGCCTCCGCGGCTGA
- a CDS encoding IS256 family transposase, producing MTAPSSIDPTEFLHEQLSQASPDLLCHMLTTFINTLMSADADSVCGAAWGERSEARTNTRNGYRHRDFDTRAGTIDVAIPKLRNGSYFPDWLLERRRRAERALTTVVATCYLLGVSTRRMEKLVDSLGITRLSKSQVSEMVRDLDGQVEQFRTRPLDQGPYTFVAADALVLKVREGGRVVAVHALLATGVNGDGHREILGLQVSSAEDGAGWLGFFRDLTARGLTGVALVTSDAHAGLVSAIGATLPGAAWQRCRTHYAANLMAATPKQSWPWVRALLHSVYDQPDAASVHAQFDRVLDALADKLPKVAEHLDAARADVLAFTGFPKELWRQIWSNNPSERLNREIRRRTDVVGIFPDRDSLIRLVGAVLAEQHDEWAEGRRYLGLDVLARSRVTRIPDTATSAEEATSTTTIPALSA from the coding sequence ATGACCGCACCCTCCAGTATCGACCCCACCGAGTTCCTGCACGAGCAGCTGTCCCAGGCGAGCCCGGATCTGCTGTGCCACATGTTGACCACGTTCATCAACACCCTGATGTCCGCCGACGCCGACTCGGTGTGCGGCGCGGCCTGGGGCGAGCGTTCCGAGGCTCGCACGAACACCCGCAACGGCTACCGCCACCGCGACTTCGACACCCGCGCTGGCACGATCGACGTGGCGATCCCCAAGCTGCGCAACGGCTCCTACTTCCCCGACTGGTTGCTGGAGCGTCGTCGCCGGGCGGAGCGGGCCCTGACCACGGTGGTCGCGACCTGCTACCTGCTCGGGGTCTCGACGCGGCGGATGGAGAAACTCGTCGACTCCCTGGGCATCACGAGGTTGTCGAAGTCGCAGGTCTCAGAGATGGTCCGGGACCTCGACGGCCAAGTCGAGCAGTTCCGGACGCGTCCGCTCGACCAGGGCCCCTACACCTTCGTCGCCGCCGACGCGCTCGTGCTCAAAGTCCGCGAGGGCGGCCGGGTCGTGGCAGTCCACGCCCTGCTCGCCACCGGGGTCAACGGCGACGGACACCGGGAGATCCTCGGCCTGCAGGTCAGCTCCGCCGAGGACGGCGCCGGCTGGCTGGGGTTCTTCCGCGACCTCACCGCCCGCGGTCTGACCGGCGTCGCGCTGGTCACCAGCGACGCCCACGCCGGCTTGGTGTCCGCGATCGGGGCGACCCTGCCCGGCGCCGCCTGGCAGAGGTGCAGGACGCACTACGCGGCGAACCTGATGGCTGCGACCCCGAAGCAGTCCTGGCCGTGGGTGCGGGCGTTGCTGCACTCGGTCTATGACCAGCCCGACGCCGCATCGGTGCACGCCCAGTTCGACCGGGTCCTCGACGCCTTGGCCGACAAGCTCCCGAAGGTCGCCGAGCACCTCGACGCCGCCCGAGCCGACGTCCTGGCCTTCACCGGCTTCCCGAAAGAACTGTGGCGCCAGATCTGGTCGAACAACCCCTCCGAGCGCCTGAACCGTGAGATCCGGCGCCGCACCGACGTCGTCGGGATCTTCCCCGACCGCGACTCCCTGATCCGCCTCGTCGGCGCGGTCCTGGCCGAGCAACACGACGAATGGGCCGAAGGACGCCGCTACCTCGGCCTCGACGTCCTCGCCCGCTCCCGCGTCACCAGGATCCCCGACACCGCCACCAGCGCTGAGGAGGCGACCTCGACCACCACCATCCCGGCGCTCAGCGCCTGA